One part of the Aurantibacillus circumpalustris genome encodes these proteins:
- a CDS encoding VPS10 domain-containing protein, with the protein MKFKFYLPFLFLINNLIFGQSWAEKMHAPDANFYEIQQEFNQYWLAHDKDEKGKGYKAFKRWENFVERRVYPSGDLSLLHLTPINYEKFLKQEGLQQTGPGKVIGNGGNLIASTTWTAMGPFGPLTGNAGGQFLKAGRIGFITFDPTNANTLWVGTPAGGLWKSTNSGTSWTTNTDNLSVLGCSDLAIDPTNTSIMYLATGDGDAGDTRSIGVLKTTNGGSTWSATGLTNPVSTNFLIRRLIINPSNTQIILAACNTGIYRTINGGTNWTQVSTSNCYDLEFKPGDPTTIYAGGTSLRISTNSGSSFTQITSGITTAAGRMAVAVTANDPNYVYVLASDNSTNGFLGLYRSTSSGTTFSLMSSTPNILNSSNNGSGTGGQGWYDLCIAVSPLNKDEVVTGGVNVWRSLDGGSNWSIYGHWTGSGAPFTHADQHDLEYTTIGDLYNTNDGTVYKRNSTGWTEISGSMNISQIYKIGLSSQTANKWITGHQDNGTSIWNGTSYNAMLGGDGMDCFYDRTNDNNVFGEYQNGALRRSTNGGASWSSAVTGLTGTPGWVTPWKQDPQTANTIYVGYNDLFKSTNLGVSWTQLTAMPATGTIREFAVAPSNSLVIYVLKSNGVYKTINGGTSWSNVTSTLPVSSLNPEFVSIDPLDPNNAWVVFSGYSNGNKVFVTSNGGSSWTNVSSNLPNIPANCCVYEPGSNDRIYVGMDVGIYYRDNGSSTWTLYNAGLPNTPIADLEISPASPTLLHAATYGRGVWVVNLATSATAPVSNFAPPLGGICAGSSSTFTDQSSGSPTAWSWSVSPSAGVVIGSQNSQNPIITFPGGGNYTVSIQASNVNGSGTVYSQILSISNVPNLVVSSSAQSVCAGSSVIFSASGANIYSWSNGGGASSTATYSPLSSSVYTVTGTSVGCSASKTISVIVIPNSTISISGSNAICAGDVVSLTASGASTYTWSNATSGAIINVSPTVTTTYSVTGASGSSCKPTASTTILVNPLPDVLISSKDTVICLYESISLNVTGALSYTWNPGGPAGSSLTFTPAVTTTYYCTGVDANGCSKTSAFTASVSFCSGEKTLLLNKTLYSIFPNPTKGKLTLATSSSSEKAMNLEVMDVSGKIVFKQQLSFTNSEKQIDINISELSSGTYFIKLVSEKEVSTQLRIIKE; encoded by the coding sequence ATGAAATTCAAATTTTATCTGCCGTTTTTATTTTTAATTAATAATTTAATTTTCGGTCAAAGCTGGGCAGAAAAAATGCACGCTCCCGATGCCAATTTTTATGAGATACAACAAGAGTTTAACCAATATTGGTTAGCTCACGATAAAGACGAAAAAGGCAAGGGTTATAAGGCTTTTAAACGTTGGGAAAATTTTGTTGAGAGAAGAGTCTACCCCTCAGGCGATTTATCATTATTACATTTAACCCCAATTAACTACGAGAAATTTCTAAAACAAGAAGGATTACAACAAACAGGTCCCGGAAAAGTTATTGGTAATGGCGGAAATTTAATAGCATCTACTACATGGACTGCAATGGGACCTTTTGGACCCCTCACTGGCAATGCGGGTGGTCAGTTTTTAAAAGCAGGCCGCATTGGTTTTATAACTTTTGATCCTACAAATGCTAATACATTGTGGGTTGGAACTCCTGCAGGCGGTTTGTGGAAATCTACTAACAGCGGCACTTCCTGGACTACAAATACCGACAATCTTTCGGTACTTGGTTGTTCTGACTTAGCGATAGATCCTACAAATACAAGTATAATGTATTTAGCAACCGGAGATGGTGACGCTGGCGACACAAGAAGTATTGGTGTTTTAAAAACCACGAATGGCGGCTCAACTTGGTCTGCAACTGGCTTAACGAACCCTGTTTCTACTAATTTTTTAATACGACGTTTAATTATTAACCCATCTAACACACAGATTATTTTAGCTGCCTGCAATACTGGTATCTATAGAACTATTAATGGTGGAACAAACTGGACACAAGTTTCTACTTCAAATTGTTATGACCTTGAATTCAAACCGGGCGATCCAACTACAATTTACGCCGGAGGTACAAGTTTGCGCATTTCCACCAACAGTGGTTCAAGTTTTACACAAATAACCTCAGGCATTACAACCGCCGCCGGACGTATGGCAGTTGCGGTAACAGCGAACGACCCTAATTACGTTTACGTTTTAGCCTCCGACAATTCTACAAATGGATTTCTGGGATTATACCGCTCAACTTCAAGTGGCACAACTTTTTCTTTGATGTCAAGCACGCCAAATATTTTAAATAGTTCTAACAACGGTAGTGGTACCGGAGGACAAGGATGGTATGACCTGTGTATCGCTGTCTCTCCTTTGAATAAAGATGAGGTAGTTACAGGAGGGGTTAATGTTTGGAGAAGTTTAGATGGTGGCTCTAATTGGTCTATTTATGGGCATTGGACGGGTTCTGGCGCGCCATTTACCCACGCAGATCAACACGATTTAGAATACACGACAATTGGCGATTTGTATAATACCAATGATGGCACTGTTTATAAACGTAACTCAACGGGCTGGACAGAAATTTCAGGTTCAATGAATATATCACAGATATATAAAATTGGCTTGTCTTCACAAACTGCAAATAAATGGATAACAGGTCATCAGGATAACGGAACAAGTATCTGGAATGGCACAAGCTATAACGCCATGTTGGGTGGCGATGGTATGGATTGTTTTTATGATAGAACTAACGATAACAATGTGTTTGGTGAGTATCAAAATGGTGCGCTTCGAAGATCAACCAATGGAGGAGCTAGCTGGTCTTCAGCCGTAACCGGATTAACAGGAACTCCAGGTTGGGTTACACCCTGGAAACAAGATCCACAAACCGCTAATACAATTTATGTGGGTTACAACGATCTTTTTAAGTCTACCAACCTTGGCGTTTCCTGGACTCAATTAACCGCCATGCCAGCTACTGGAACTATTAGAGAGTTTGCAGTAGCTCCATCAAATAGCCTTGTGATTTATGTTCTAAAAAGTAATGGCGTTTATAAAACTATTAACGGGGGTACGAGTTGGTCAAATGTAACTTCGACTTTACCTGTAAGTTCTTTAAATCCTGAATTCGTGAGTATTGATCCTCTGGATCCTAATAATGCTTGGGTAGTTTTTAGTGGTTACTCTAACGGAAACAAAGTGTTTGTAACAAGCAACGGGGGTAGTTCATGGACAAATGTTTCAAGCAATTTACCAAACATCCCGGCTAACTGCTGTGTATACGAGCCCGGAAGTAATGATAGAATATACGTAGGAATGGATGTAGGTATTTATTATCGAGATAACGGTAGTTCTACGTGGACCTTGTATAATGCCGGTCTCCCAAACACTCCTATTGCAGATTTAGAAATTTCGCCAGCTTCGCCAACCTTATTACATGCCGCAACATATGGCAGAGGGGTGTGGGTCGTTAATCTTGCTACTAGTGCTACTGCGCCCGTTAGTAACTTTGCGCCTCCTTTAGGCGGTATATGTGCTGGCTCGTCTTCAACCTTTACCGATCAATCTTCCGGCAGTCCAACAGCTTGGAGTTGGTCGGTAAGCCCATCAGCAGGTGTTGTGATTGGTTCACAAAATTCACAAAATCCAATAATTACCTTTCCGGGTGGCGGAAACTATACCGTGAGTATTCAAGCAAGCAATGTGAATGGTTCTGGAACTGTTTATAGCCAAATTTTATCTATTTCAAATGTTCCGAACCTCGTTGTATCAAGCAGTGCTCAGTCTGTTTGCGCGGGATCTTCAGTTATTTTCTCAGCTAGTGGCGCTAACATTTATAGTTGGAGTAACGGTGGCGGAGCCTCCTCTACAGCAACTTATTCCCCATTATCGTCTTCTGTTTACACTGTAACAGGAACCTCAGTAGGATGTTCGGCCTCTAAAACAATTAGTGTAATTGTTATTCCTAATTCTACAATAAGTATTAGCGGCTCGAACGCAATTTGTGCTGGTGATGTTGTCTCACTTACTGCCTCAGGAGCAAGCACCTATACATGGAGCAATGCAACAAGTGGTGCCATTATTAATGTTAGTCCTACAGTAACTACAACGTACTCTGTTACCGGCGCTTCGGGCAGTAGTTGTAAACCAACAGCTTCAACAACCATATTGGTTAACCCACTTCCAGATGTCTTAATATCCAGTAAAGATACAGTGATTTGTTTGTACGAGTCTATTTCGCTCAATGTGACTGGAGCTCTTTCTTACACTTGGAATCCAGGTGGGCCCGCAGGTAGCTCTTTAACATTTACTCCAGCTGTAACAACCACTTATTATTGTACAGGTGTTGATGCAAATGGTTGTTCTAAAACAAGTGCTTTTACCGCATCCGTTTCGTTTTGCTCAGGAGAAAAAACGCTTCTTTTAAATAAAACACTCTATTCTATTTTCCCAAACCCAACTAAAGGTAAATTAACCCTTGCCACTTCAAGTAGTTCTGAAAAAGCAATGAATCTAGAGGTTATGGATGTAAGTGGAAAAATAGTGTTTAAACAGCAGCTCTCTTTCACAAATTCTGAAAAGCAGATTGACATCAACATAAGTGAATTGTCATCAGGTACTTATTTCATTAAATTAGTTTCAGAAAAAGAGGTTTCTACACAGCTGAGAATTATAAAAGAATAA
- a CDS encoding MFS transporter, which translates to MIARTATLYKTSFTGLSSQTWLLSLIMLVNRSGTMVLPFMTLYLTGKTMNRTLAEAGTVMGLFGLGSIVGAYFGGKFTDKIGFFKVQMYALLFGGILFIVLGQLKSFGSICLFTFLLSLVNESFRPANSAAIAHYSSNENRTRSYSLNRLAINLGWAVGASIGGLIATYNYELLFWVDGFTNIIAAVFLFIFLRPKRLELKPEAIEVEVPASQSAYRDKTYLWFIFLTTIFGFCFFQLFTIIPKYFRDNLFLSESYIGLIMAVNGLIIVGVEMVLVYILERKNKIIFFISFGTFICAAAFFSLLLPGNAKLISLFMILLITIGEIVAMPFMNSYWISRSNEKNRGQYAGLYTIAWGIGQTLGPFLSALLVDATNFSVLFVVLGTALIFTSVGFNKLTMPQK; encoded by the coding sequence ATGATTGCTCGCACGGCCACACTCTATAAAACTTCGTTCACAGGTCTTTCTTCTCAAACCTGGTTGCTATCACTCATTATGCTGGTGAATAGAAGTGGTACAATGGTGTTACCTTTTATGACATTGTATCTTACCGGAAAAACAATGAACCGTACGCTTGCGGAAGCTGGCACAGTGATGGGTTTATTCGGTCTTGGTTCAATTGTTGGTGCTTATTTTGGCGGAAAGTTTACCGACAAAATCGGTTTTTTTAAAGTACAAATGTATGCGCTACTTTTTGGTGGAATTCTATTTATAGTTCTGGGTCAACTCAAATCATTTGGCTCCATTTGTTTGTTTACTTTTTTACTAAGTCTTGTTAACGAGTCCTTTCGGCCAGCAAACTCTGCGGCAATAGCACATTACAGCTCTAATGAAAACAGAACGCGATCTTATTCTTTAAACCGTTTAGCAATAAACCTGGGTTGGGCAGTTGGAGCGTCAATAGGTGGTTTAATTGCTACATACAATTATGAGTTATTATTTTGGGTAGATGGTTTTACCAATATTATTGCGGCCGTTTTTTTATTTATCTTTTTAAGACCGAAACGATTAGAATTAAAACCAGAAGCTATTGAGGTTGAGGTGCCGGCTTCGCAATCAGCGTACAGAGACAAAACTTATTTGTGGTTTATATTCTTAACCACAATTTTTGGATTTTGTTTTTTCCAACTATTTACAATTATTCCAAAATATTTTAGAGATAATTTATTTTTATCTGAAAGCTATATTGGTTTAATTATGGCGGTTAACGGCCTCATCATTGTTGGGGTTGAAATGGTTTTGGTATATATATTAGAGCGTAAAAACAAAATAATTTTTTTTATAAGTTTCGGTACGTTTATATGCGCCGCGGCCTTTTTTAGTTTATTATTACCCGGCAATGCTAAACTAATTTCTTTGTTTATGATTCTTTTAATAACGATTGGCGAAATAGTGGCCATGCCTTTTATGAACTCTTACTGGATATCACGATCGAATGAAAAAAACCGCGGACAATACGCCGGGCTTTATACTATAGCTTGGGGAATAGGACAAACATTAGGACCATTTCTATCTGCCCTGTTAGTTGATGCAACCAATTTTTCAGTTTTGTTTGTTGTATTAGGAACCGCTTTAATTTTTACCTCAGTTGGTTTTAATAAGCTCACTATGCCTCAAAAATAA
- a CDS encoding thioredoxin family protein gives MITQELLNQAMSYSYYKALLENLLTQGKTTGANQSAEYLNYAKINLQRMHRLEKTIVLNNELENDLSKITKQYTFLIITEGWCGDAAQNLPICYLIEKACKNITLKLILRDENLDIMNNYLTNGAKAIPKLICVNNDTLQEVFVWGPRPTNLQELVLQMKRENKTHEDISLISQNWYNADKTKTLQMEILNLVQNL, from the coding sequence ATGATAACACAAGAACTTCTAAATCAAGCAATGAGTTATTCATACTACAAAGCACTCTTAGAAAACCTGCTTACACAAGGAAAAACAACAGGTGCCAATCAAAGTGCAGAATATCTTAACTACGCTAAAATCAATTTACAACGAATGCATCGGCTCGAAAAAACGATCGTTTTAAATAATGAACTTGAAAACGACCTGTCTAAAATTACCAAGCAATACACCTTCTTAATAATTACAGAAGGGTGGTGTGGTGACGCTGCACAAAACTTACCCATATGTTATTTAATAGAAAAAGCTTGCAAAAACATCACATTAAAACTTATTTTAAGAGATGAAAATCTCGACATTATGAATAATTATCTTACTAATGGCGCAAAAGCAATTCCCAAATTAATCTGTGTAAACAACGATACATTGCAAGAAGTTTTTGTTTGGGGCCCGCGACCAACAAATCTTCAAGAACTTGTTTTACAAATGAAGCGAGAAAATAAAACTCATGAGGACATAAGTTTAATCTCTCAGAACTGGTACAATGCCGATAAAACAAAAACGTTGCAAATGGAAATTCTAAACTTGGTACAAAATTTGTAA